The Vibrio nitrifigilis genome window below encodes:
- a CDS encoding H-NS family histone-like protein, with translation MSEVTKTLLNIRSLRAYARDLTLEQLEEALDKLSTVVEERRKAEEEERAEREQQEAKLSAIAEQIAADGIDVDALISALAGETKSKAKGKRAPRPPKYKYIDTNGQEKTWTGQGRTPSVIQKALDEGKSLEEFAL, from the coding sequence ATGTCGGAAGTAACGAAAACTCTACTGAATATTCGTAGCCTACGTGCTTACGCTCGCGATTTAACTCTAGAACAACTAGAAGAAGCATTGGATAAATTATCCACTGTTGTTGAAGAACGCCGTAAAGCAGAAGAAGAAGAACGCGCAGAACGTGAACAACAAGAAGCAAAACTTTCAGCTATTGCAGAACAAATTGCGGCTGACGGTATTGACGTTGATGCTTTAATTTCAGCACTAGCTGGCGAAACTAAAAGCAAAGCAAAAGGTAAACGTGCGCCTCGTCCACCTAAATACAAATATATAGATACTAATGGCCAAGAAAAAACTTGGACAGGTCAAGGTCGTACTCCTTCTGTAATCCAGAAAGCGCTAGATGAAGGCAAATCCCTAGAAGAATTTGCACTTTAA
- the mnmA gene encoding tRNA 2-thiouridine(34) synthase MnmA, which produces MSENLNANSQKKVIVGMSGGVDSSVSAYLLQQQGYQVEGLFMKNWEEDDGEDYCTAAQDLADAQAVCDKLGIHLHTINFAAEYWDNVFEYFLAEYKAGRTPNPDILCNKEIKFKAFLEFADEVLDADYIAMGHYVRRTFPEHGEKAQLLRGLDGNKDQSYFLHALTEAQVARSLFPVGELEKPEVRRIAEEQDLITAKKKDSTGICFIGERKFTEFLSRYLPAQPGKIETPEGKVIGEHQGLMYHTLGQRKGLHIGGMKDSSDEPWYVAEKDLERNVLIAVQGADHPLLKSKGLIASQVTWISQEPLQDTLTCTVKTRYRQTDIPCVVTPLDDNTVRVIFDEPQIAVTPGQSAVFYQGEVCLGGGVIEEHLS; this is translated from the coding sequence ATGTCAGAGAACCTCAACGCAAACAGTCAGAAAAAAGTGATTGTCGGCATGTCAGGTGGTGTTGATTCGTCCGTTTCTGCTTATCTTCTTCAGCAACAAGGCTATCAAGTAGAAGGCTTGTTCATGAAGAACTGGGAAGAAGACGACGGTGAAGACTACTGCACTGCCGCGCAAGATCTTGCCGATGCGCAGGCTGTTTGTGACAAACTTGGTATCCATTTGCACACAATTAACTTTGCTGCAGAATACTGGGACAACGTGTTTGAATACTTCCTTGCAGAATATAAAGCAGGACGTACTCCGAACCCAGACATATTGTGTAACAAAGAAATCAAGTTCAAAGCCTTCTTAGAATTTGCTGATGAAGTGTTGGATGCCGACTATATTGCTATGGGGCACTATGTGCGCCGTACATTCCCAGAACATGGGGAAAAAGCACAGTTACTTCGCGGCCTGGATGGCAATAAAGACCAAAGTTATTTCTTACACGCATTAACGGAAGCTCAAGTTGCTCGTAGTTTATTTCCTGTCGGAGAACTTGAGAAACCTGAAGTGCGTCGTATCGCTGAAGAGCAAGATTTAATCACAGCGAAAAAGAAAGACTCAACAGGGATCTGTTTTATTGGTGAGCGTAAATTCACTGAATTCCTTTCGCGCTATTTACCCGCTCAACCGGGTAAAATCGAAACGCCTGAAGGTAAAGTCATTGGTGAACACCAAGGTTTGATGTACCACACTCTCGGTCAACGTAAGGGTCTTCATATCGGTGGTATGAAAGATTCTAGCGATGAACCATGGTACGTCGCTGAAAAAGATCTTGAGCGTAATGTGTTAATCGCAGTTCAAGGTGCCGATCATCCCCTTTTGAAATCTAAAGGTTTGATCGCGTCTCAGGTGACTTGGATTAGCCAAGAACCTTTGCAAGATACCTTAACATGCACAGTAAAAACTCGTTATCGTCAAACGGATATACCATGCGTAGTGACCCCACTCGATGATAATACCGTTAGAGTGATATTCGATGAACCGCAAATTGCCGTTACACCAGGACAGTCCGCTGTCTTCTATCAAGGTGAAGTTTGCCTTGGTGGCGGTGTGATTGAAGAGCACTTGTCGTAA
- a CDS encoding Na+/H+ antiporter NhaC family protein: MNLIDFSASPLALLPPVIALSLAIITRRVLVSLGVGICLGAFLLANYSPINAAVYIGTQVKSVFIEDSGLNTWNMSILCFLLLLGMMTALLTLSGGTRAFANWAQVRVKSKRGSKLLAAFLGVFIFVDDYFNSLAVGSIARPVTDRFYVSRAKLAYILDSTAAPMCVVMPASSWGAYIMTIVSGILVSHGITEYSPLGAYMRLVPMNFYAIFALLMVFAVVWFKMDVGPMRQHEIDASHGVGFDSDSNIKDLTEDLDIEESDHGKVSDLIMPIVMLIIATVSAMIFTGNQVLAADGKPFAVLGAFENTDVGTSLVFGGLIGLIVSLYTVFKQRLAMAAIRHTLWVGAKSMFGAIIILVFAWTIGSVIGDMKTGAYMSSLVQDNIDANWLPAILFILSGIMAFATGTSWGTFGIMLPIAGDMAGATDIALMLPMLGAVLAGSVFGDHCSPISDTTILSSTGARCNHIDHVATQLPYALATAFIALVGYIVLGMTDSIGISFLATFATFAVVCCVMIRISRCKMLPKESLAK, from the coding sequence ATGAATTTAATCGATTTTTCTGCCTCACCACTGGCGCTGTTACCTCCGGTAATCGCGTTGAGTCTTGCTATTATCACTCGCCGAGTTTTGGTATCACTGGGTGTTGGTATTTGTTTAGGTGCATTTCTGCTTGCTAATTATTCCCCAATTAATGCTGCTGTTTATATAGGGACACAGGTAAAAAGTGTCTTTATAGAAGATAGTGGTCTTAATACGTGGAACATGAGTATTCTGTGCTTTTTGTTATTGCTGGGTATGATGACAGCGTTATTAACGCTATCTGGTGGTACACGTGCATTTGCAAATTGGGCACAAGTTCGCGTTAAAAGTAAACGTGGTTCTAAATTACTGGCTGCATTTTTAGGCGTATTCATTTTTGTCGATGACTATTTTAACAGCCTAGCAGTGGGTTCGATTGCACGACCTGTCACTGATCGCTTTTACGTATCGCGCGCAAAACTGGCTTATATTCTGGATTCGACCGCTGCTCCAATGTGTGTTGTTATGCCAGCATCGAGCTGGGGTGCTTACATTATGACTATTGTAAGTGGAATCTTAGTCTCTCATGGCATTACAGAATATTCGCCTTTGGGCGCTTATATGCGCTTAGTACCAATGAACTTTTACGCTATCTTTGCACTACTTATGGTATTTGCCGTTGTGTGGTTCAAAATGGATGTAGGCCCAATGCGTCAACATGAAATTGATGCTTCTCATGGGGTAGGGTTTGATAGTGATAGCAATATTAAAGATTTAACTGAAGATCTTGATATTGAAGAAAGTGATCACGGCAAAGTATCAGATTTGATTATGCCAATCGTAATGTTAATTATCGCGACAGTCAGTGCGATGATCTTTACGGGGAATCAAGTTCTTGCCGCTGATGGTAAGCCATTCGCCGTGCTCGGAGCATTTGAAAATACAGATGTGGGTACTTCTTTGGTATTCGGTGGCCTGATTGGCTTAATTGTTTCGCTATACACAGTGTTCAAACAACGCTTAGCGATGGCTGCAATTCGTCACACTCTGTGGGTTGGGGCGAAATCCATGTTTGGCGCTATTATCATCTTAGTGTTTGCTTGGACCATTGGCTCTGTGATTGGTGATATGAAGACGGGGGCTTATATGTCGTCGTTAGTGCAAGATAATATCGATGCTAACTGGCTTCCTGCTATTTTGTTTATCTTGTCAGGTATTATGGCATTCGCGACTGGGACCTCTTGGGGTACCTTCGGCATTATGTTGCCAATTGCGGGTGACATGGCCGGAGCGACGGACATTGCCCTTATGTTGCCTATGCTGGGTGCTGTGCTGGCTGGTTCTGTATTTGGTGATCACTGTTCACCAATCTCTGATACCACGATTCTGTCATCGACGGGCGCGCGTTGTAATCATATCGATCACGTAGCTACTCAGTTGCCTTATGCATTAGCAACAGCATTTATTGCGTTGGTTGGTTACATCGTACTGGGTATGACTGATTCAATTGGCATCTCATTCTTGGCGACTTTTGCGACTTTTGCTGTGGTTTGTTGTGTGATGATACGCATCTCAAGATGCAAAATGTTACCAAAAGAATCTTTAGCGAAATAA
- the hflD gene encoding high frequency lysogenization protein HflD yields the protein MANTLYDRTIAFAGICQAVTLVQQTARNGQCDSDAFEVALRSVLCMNPKNTLDVFGNEANLKVGLECLVKGIDSTPAGSEITRYVISLMALERKLTRRRDALSQLSDRLDTLERQVAHFDLLDDQMISNLASVYLDVISPIGPRIQVTGTPSVLQQPANQSKVRALLLSGIRCAVLWSQVGGKRRHLIFGRKKMVEEAQQILKRI from the coding sequence GTGGCTAATACACTTTATGACCGTACAATTGCTTTTGCTGGGATCTGCCAAGCAGTAACATTAGTCCAGCAGACTGCAAGAAATGGTCAATGTGATTCAGACGCGTTTGAAGTTGCACTCCGTTCAGTTCTATGCATGAACCCAAAAAACACACTTGATGTTTTTGGCAATGAGGCCAACTTAAAAGTTGGCCTTGAATGCTTAGTGAAAGGCATAGACAGTACACCAGCAGGCAGTGAAATTACTCGCTATGTAATTAGCCTGATGGCATTAGAACGTAAGCTCACTCGTCGTCGTGATGCCCTATCACAACTTAGTGATCGTCTTGATACTTTAGAACGTCAAGTCGCTCACTTTGACCTTCTTGATGATCAAATGATCAGCAATTTAGCTAGTGTTTATCTTGATGTGATCAGTCCTATAGGTCCTCGTATTCAAGTCACTGGCACCCCTTCTGTATTACAACAACCTGCCAACCAAAGCAAAGTTCGTGCGCTATTATTAAGTGGAATCCGCTGCGCTGTTCTTTGGAGCCAAGTTGGTGGTAAACGTCGTCACTTAATCTTCGGCCGTAAAAAAATGGTTGAAGAAGCGCAACAGATCCTTAAGAGAATCTAA
- a CDS encoding inosine/guanosine kinase: MKFPGRRKSKHYFPVHARDPLVVKAQEKVNLSSTHVIGIDQTLVDIEARVESELIERYGLSKGHSLVLDDVTAEKLYNELKTKQLITNEYAGGTIGNTLHNYSVLADDRSTLLGVMSNDIKIGSYGYRYLCNTSSRVDLNYLQGVDGAIGRCFALITEDGERTFAISEGQMNQLHADNIPESIFENASALVLTAYLVRCKEGDPMPLATMRAIEYAKKHHVPVVLTLGTKFVIQDDPQFWRDFLNEHVSVVAMNEDEAEALTGEHDPLMAANKALEWVDLVLCTAGPIGLFMAGYTEDESKRETSLPLLPGSIPEFNRFEFSRPAKKITCRNPIKVYSHIAPYMGGPEQIKNTNGAGDAALSALLHDMAANKYHKEIVPNSSKHQHEFLTYSSFSQVCKYSNRASYEVLAQHSPRLSKGLPEREDSLEESYWER; the protein is encoded by the coding sequence ATGAAATTTCCAGGCCGGCGTAAGTCAAAACATTATTTTCCTGTTCACGCTCGTGATCCATTAGTTGTTAAAGCACAAGAAAAAGTTAATTTGTCGAGTACTCACGTAATAGGTATTGATCAGACATTGGTTGATATTGAAGCACGAGTTGAAAGCGAATTAATTGAACGTTATGGATTAAGTAAAGGGCATTCGTTAGTCCTTGACGATGTTACTGCTGAAAAACTTTATAACGAATTAAAAACAAAACAACTCATTACTAATGAATACGCTGGTGGCACTATTGGTAATACGCTGCATAACTATTCTGTATTAGCGGATGATCGCTCAACGTTACTTGGGGTAATGAGCAATGACATTAAAATAGGCAGTTATGGATATCGCTATTTGTGTAATACCTCAAGTCGTGTGGATTTAAATTATCTACAAGGTGTTGATGGAGCAATTGGACGCTGCTTTGCATTAATTACAGAAGATGGAGAGCGAACGTTTGCAATTAGTGAAGGTCAAATGAACCAATTGCATGCGGATAATATTCCTGAATCTATTTTCGAAAATGCGTCAGCCTTAGTATTAACGGCGTATTTAGTTCGTTGTAAAGAAGGCGATCCTATGCCACTTGCAACGATGAGAGCGATTGAATATGCAAAAAAACATCATGTTCCCGTTGTATTAACGTTAGGAACTAAGTTTGTTATTCAAGATGATCCACAATTCTGGCGTGACTTTTTAAATGAGCACGTGTCAGTTGTCGCTATGAATGAAGATGAAGCGGAAGCGTTAACGGGTGAGCATGATCCTTTAATGGCGGCGAATAAAGCGTTAGAGTGGGTCGATTTAGTATTGTGTACTGCCGGACCAATCGGATTATTTATGGCTGGATATACAGAAGATGAAAGTAAACGTGAAACCTCTCTGCCTTTACTACCGGGTTCTATTCCTGAATTTAATCGCTTTGAATTTAGCCGTCCTGCGAAGAAGATAACCTGCCGAAACCCGATAAAAGTGTATTCGCATATCGCTCCTTATATGGGGGGACCTGAACAAATTAAAAATACCAATGGAGCAGGGGACGCTGCTTTATCGGCATTACTGCACGATATGGCTGCTAATAAATACCATAAAGAGATTGTGCCTAATTCAAGTAAGCACCAGCATGAATTCTTGACCTATTCTTCTTTTTCACAAGTGTGTAAATATTCTAATCGAGCAAGTTATGAAGTACTCGCTCAACATTCTCCACGTTTATCAAAAGGTTTACCTGAGAGAGAAGACAGTTTAGAAGAATCGTATTGGGAAAGATAA